A stretch of the Ostrea edulis chromosome 9, xbOstEdul1.1, whole genome shotgun sequence genome encodes the following:
- the LOC125659158 gene encoding succinate--CoA ligase [ADP-forming] subunit beta, mitochondrial-like: protein MMSEVTFCLRATAKNMAAVLFRKSRRLASKLSFDNVSKVMGVSGVNHQDRRHLSLHEYLSFGLLKEAKVPIPKFKVCDHTEEVEKAARDLLEQTGSPDVVVKAQVLSGGRGKGHFTSGLKGGVKICFSADEASDMASQMIGSRLITKQAPLGRICNEVMLSERLYSRREFYFAIAMERSFQGPVMVGSSQGGMSIEDVAQENPSAILKEPVDIFAGLTRQQAVSMAGVMGFSPACIDQAADIFMKLYHDIFIKHDATLIEINPMSESNDGTVYCMDCKINIDDNSSYRQKQIFQLRDWSQEDPREEKAALAELNYIGLDGNIGCLVNGAGLAMATMDIIKLHGGSPANFLDVGGGATAKQVMEAFRLITSDPNVQAILVNIFGGIMRCDVIAQGIIAAAEELHLKIPIMVRLQGTKVEDAKALMAASSLKIMADDNLDAAAATVVRLSRIVALAQEANIGVNFELPL, encoded by the exons atgATGTCGGAAGTGACGTTTTGTCTAAGAGCAACAGCAAAAAACATGGCGGCTGTTCTGTTTCGGAAAAGCAGACGGTTAGCGTCAAAATTGAGTTTTGACAATGTGTCTAAG GTGATGGGTGTTTCTGGTGTCAACCATCAAGACAGACGACACTTGTCTCTACATGAATACTTAAGTTTTGGACTCCTCAAAGAAGCCAAAGTACCAATTCCGAAATTCAAAGTCTGTGACCACACGGAGGAAGTGGAGAAGGCTGCCAGAGATTTGT TGGAACAGACTGGTTCTCCTGATGTGGTCGTTAAGGCACAAGTGCTCAGTGGAGGTCGAGGAAAAGGTCATTTCACAAGCGGACTCAAAGGAGGAGTTAAGATATGCTTTTC agcTGATGAGGCATCTGATATGGCCTCCCAGATGATTGGCTCCAGACTAATTACTAAACAGGCTCCCTTGGGTAGGATCTGTAACGAAGTTATGCTCTCTGAGAGATTGTATTCCAGAAGGGAGTTCTATTTCGCTATTGCCATGGAGAGGTCATTTCAG GGTCCCGTCATGGTAGGGAGCTCACAAGGAGGGATGAGTATTGAAGACGTAGCACAGGAAAATCCCTCAGCCATCCTGAAGGAACCGGTGGACATTTTTGCAGGACTGACAAGACAGCAGGCTGTTAGCATGGCCGGAGTCATGGGCTTCAGTCCAGCATGCATAGATCAG GCAGCAGATATATTTATGAAACTCTACCATGATATTTTCATCAAGCATGATGCAACCCTGATAGAAATCAATCCAATGTCAGAATCTAATGATGGCACAG TGTACTGTATGGACTGTAAAATCAACATAGACGACAATTCGTCCTATAGGCAAAAACAGATTTTCCAGCTTCGTGATTGGTCACAGGAGGATCCAAGGGAGGAGAAAGCTGCCCTTGCGGAGCTGAATTACATCGGTCTGGATGGAAACATCGGCTGTCTGGTAAATGGTGCAGGTCTGGCTATGGCTACGATGGATATTATTAAGTTACATGGTGGAAGCCCTGCAAACTTTTTGGATGTGGGGGGTGGAGCCACTGCCAAACAAGTGATGGAGGCCTTCAGACTCATTACTTCAGACCCTAAT GTACAAGCGATATTAGTGAATATATTTGGTGGCATAATGCGTTGTGATGTGATAGCCCAGGGCATCATTGCTGCTGCTGAAGAGCTTCATCTGAAAATACCCATCATGGTGCGACTACAAG GAACAAAGGTAGAGGATGCCAAGGCATTGATGGCTGCCAGCAGTTTGAAGATCATGGCTGATGATAACTTGGATGCTGCTGCTGCCACT gttgTTCGTCTCTCCAGAATTGTTGCCCTTGCCCAAGAAGCTAACATTGGTGTGAACTTTGAACTGCCTCTGTAG
- the LOC125658051 gene encoding E3 ubiquitin-protein ligase RNF103-like, whose protein sequence is MWFKLILLLIYVAVLFVLARLLEAVSWIETGVLSHRLLDPMTLSVLKLKTLLEQRGVSYEGVVEKPELSELVEATGMVTEGEVSDAVLEESSTPTNFTGGSHFLEQVEDAKDSVWLVRVIKQQWNFKPLSDATWSSVIKKVTKFGVRVGNFNCKTDYRFCHLKNWDSTRLILGLPQNFQSKSQVQLYTYTGNYKPASISHWIKDTVNQKVLVITDPDELNKNWISYKPSEDPEIRIVMVSKSSQVPLFYSALSVRFPGRIRFGVTSKEVLIKSRAWKRLFKTENLTYFIITKEKLFEYGTRPSELVTFKSMETYLKCLYPSLNDVFILTLFICNSLTIFEISLVQGSFLKRIIMLLFCAIKFNIILILLWMGLLTVFQIPLIADFVPYGLKLVRLMGSTNTLSFIRADFKFYCQHLILVEILLGFYLLAIGWWFYKERSEEDLNQDWNFAQFRTLEHLFYPLHPRSLSHLNRNAYLEWNQQEIPSLWMAAHMSSDYIKQLPTWRFTKKGQRTEQVVTNPENTHTLHPSISAISEHENTSVKAEKTELVTEKSDGNGSHAGGSAIASDYMECGQCVVCLDDYEDGVLLCGLPCKHSFHQHCIVTWLQRDNHYCPVCRWPSNKQMPVHVHSE, encoded by the exons ATGTGGTTTAAGTTGATTTTGCTGTTGATATATGTGGCCGTCCTTTTTGTCTTGGCGCGGCTGCTGGAAGCAGTGAGCTGGATTGAGACGGGGGTGCTGTCACATCGTCTGCTTGACCCTATGACCTTGTCggtgttgaaactgaagacaCTTCTAGAGCAGAGAGGGGTCAGTTATGAAGGGGTGGTGGAAAAACCCGAGCTCAGTGAACTGGTAGAAGCCACAG GGATGGTCACAGAGGGAGAGGTGAGTGATGCTGTTCTAGAGGAGTCATCCACCCCCACAAATTTCACAGGTGGATCTCACTTCTTGGAGCAGGTGGAGGACGCCAAGGACAGTGTGTGGTTGGTCAGGGTCATCAAACAGCAGTGGAACTTTAAGCCTCTTTCGGACGCCACATGGTCATCAGTCATCAAAAAGGTCACAAAATTTGGGGTCAGGGTTGGCAATTTCAACTGCAAGACGGATTATAG GTTCTGCCATTTGAAGAACTGGGATTCTACTCGCTTGATCCTCGGACTGCCTCAGAATTTCCAATCCAAGTCTCAAGTTCAGCTATACACATACACAGGTAACTATAAGCCGGCCAGCATCAGTCACTGGATAAAGGACACGGTCAACCAGAAAGTCCTGGTCATCACAGATCCCGATGAATTAAACAAAAACTGGATCTCTTACAAACCTTCAGAGGACCCAGAGATTCGTATCGTCATGGTTTCCAAATCGTCGCAAGTTCCTTTGTTTTACTCAGCATTGAGTGTCCGTTTTCCCGGAAGGATTCGCTTTGGAGTGACTTCAAAAGAAGTTCTGATCAAAAGTCGGGCATGGAAGCGTCTTTTCAAGACAGAAAATCTGACATACTTCATAATCACTAAAGAAAAACTATTTGAATATGGGACCAGACCCTCAGAATTGGTGACATTTAAATCCATGGAGACGTACTTAAAGTGTTTATACCCCAGTCTtaatgatgtatttattttaacCCTTTTTATCTGTAATAGTCTCACAATTTTTGAGATTAGTCTTGTGCAGGGTTCGTTTTTAAAGAGAATTATAATGTTACTATTCTGCGCCATTAAGTTTAACATAATATTGATTCTGCTATGGATGGGACTGCTCACAGTTTTCCAAATACCTTTGATAGCAGATTTTGTTCCCTATGGTCTTAAGCTGGTTCGCCTAATGGGGAGTACCAATACCTTGTCTTTTATTAGAGCTGATTTTAAGTTTTACTGTCAACATCTGATTCTAGTAGAAATTTTGTTAGGGTTTTATTTACTGGCAATAGGATGGTGGTTTTATAAGGAAAGGTCGGAAGAAGATTTGAACCAGGATTGGAACTTCGCTCAGTTTCGAACTTTGGAACATTTATTTTACCCACTACATCCTCGAAGTTTGAGTCACTTGAATCGTAACGCGTATCTCGAGTGGAACCAACAAGAAATTCCGTCCCTTTGGATGGCAGCTCACATGTCATCAGATTACATTAAACAACTTCCTACCTGGCGATTTACCAAGAAAGGCCAGAGGACTGAACAAGTTGTTACGAATCCAGAAAATACACACACTTTGCATCCTTCTATCAGTGCCATTTCTGAACATGAGAATACATCTGTGAAAGCAGAGAAGACAGAACTCGTCACAGAGAAGTCGGATGGCAATGGGAGCCATGCTGGAGGCTCTGCGATTGCGAGTGACTACATGGAGTGTGGTCAATGTGTGGTTTGTCTGGATGACTATGAGGACGGCGTGCTGCTATGTGGCCTGCCGTGTAAACACAGCTTCCACCAGCACTGCATCGTGACCTGGCTACAAAGAGACAACCACTACTGCCCGGTGTGTCGATGGCCGTCTAACAAACAAATGCCGGTCCATGTACACTCggaataa
- the LOC125658052 gene encoding tetraspanin-33-like, with product METLRRTFRRRRNKDYSPINPLLKYFLFFENFLIWLVGLAMTGIGAYVLYMKKKVVKDAFDFFLDPSTLMCTGGAIVVFITFFGCMGALRENTCLLKTYNYILSFIFLGEMVLIILIFVFYYVPESRDTLGIFPEKSMSDAIQKYGVVDDDDMVSLIDNIQKTLQCCGLADSDEGYKDWNRNIYYNCTKSNDSPEACSVPASCCKIKPGEEMNVLCGRKVMQFGTGGIVTDGPYVSRINKAGCIRSLGTWIQTNAMVLGGILLGILLPQMFVMCLSRSLRDQIKAQKSKWDRPKRYHDNGAFER from the exons ATGGAGACCCTACGGAGGACGTTCAGGAGAAGGCGTAACAAAGACTACTCCCCAATCAACCCGCTGTTGAAATACTTCCTTTTCTTTGAGAATTTTCTGATATGG CTTGTAGGTCTCGCCATGACGGGAATAGGAGCTTATGTTCTTTACATGAAGAAGAAGGTTGTCAAGGACGCGTTCGATTTCTTTCTCGACCCGTCCACTCTAATGTGCACAGGGGGCGCCATCGTCGTGTTCATCACCTTCTTCGGATGTATGGGGGCTCTGAGAGAGAACACGTGTTTGCTGAAAACG TACAACTACATTTTGAGTTTTATCTTTTTGGGAGAAATGGTCCTAATCATCCTGATTTTCGTTTTCTATTACGTTCCCGAGTCTCGTGATACGTTAGGAATTTTCCCAGAAAAAAGTATGAGTGACGCAATCCAAAAATACGGTGTTGTGGATGATGACGACATGGTCAGTTTGATAGACAACATACAGAAAACG CTGCAGTGCTGTGGTCTGGCTGACAGTGATGAGGGATATAAGGATTGGAACAGAAATATTTACTACAACTGTACCAAGTCCAACGATAGCCCGGAGGCATGCTCAGTGCCAGCTTCCTGCTGTAAAATCAAACCG GGAGAGGAAATGAATGTCCTTTGTGGTCGAAAAGTAATGCAATTCGGTACAGGC GGCATTGTAACAGATGGTCCGTACGTGAGCCGCATCAACAAGGCGGGATGCATTAGATCCTTGGGAACGTGGATCCAGACTAACGCTATGGTGCTGGGCGGTATTCTGCTGGGCATACTTCTGCCTCAG ATGTTCGTGATGTGTCTGTCGCGATCACTGAGGGATCAAATCAAAGCACAGAAGTCAAAATGGGACCGTCCAAAGCGTTACCATGACAACGGGGCTTTTGAGCGGTAG